Proteins encoded by one window of Maliibacterium massiliense:
- a CDS encoding efflux RND transporter permease subunit, translating into MLAKFSVKKPLTIIIAVLLVMLLGVISYTSMTADLLPDMDLPYVVVMTTYPGASPEKVELAVTKPMEQVLATTSGVKEINSVSQENASMVILEFEQGTNMDSAMIEMSGNIDLVKAQLDDAVGAPMLMKMNPDMLPVMVAAVDVSGMDIKQSSALVQEEIIPRFERIDGVASVSAMGLVENRANVTLDQGKIDELNRRVLASVDEKLAETQAQLDQARDEIARGKAELAAQSKNQTGQLAGAGTQVSDGRAELKDQLEALRQQQKDMQEQLPQITGQLEVLAPQLAQLEQGIAQMEEMVAGLEAQHLPVPDELTAKLKEAKEQLPTLKGTVEQLQQAKAQIEQALPQVEAGIAQMETALKDLDGKQTQIESGKMTMSQELAKAAAQLQVAEMELEKQQREFENARDEAYKKAGLEGIITRDTIAQLLAAQNFEMPAGTIDEGEAAIPVKVGDAITNPAALGELVLFHIDAGDIGDIRLQDVAAVETADNADEMYAKINGNDGVLLTFQKQSVASTVTVSDKLNQAMADISAENGDVRLTVLQDQGVYIHIVIDSVLQNLLFGGLLAVLILWLFLRDIKPTFIVALSIPISLLFAVALMYFTGVTMNIISLAGLALGVGMLVDNSIVAIENIYRLRAGGMRAAEAAVKGAAQVAGALAASTLTTVCVFLPIVFTQGISRQLFTDMGLTIAYSLVASLIVALTLVPTLASKTLRKPPKATHKWFDAFVRGYEKLLSGALKHRAIVLTAVVLLLALSAWGVLGMGTAFMPETDGNQISVSLGMDEETTRDEARQMASTATERLLKIEGVDTVGAMQGGSGTIMGGGGGNDVSLYVILKKDRSATSAEIAQQIYEETGDIGCEVRVSSSQMDISALAGSGLQVDIEGQDMDQLQRIAKDVAGIVSGVEGTRAVSDGLENASDDIRISVDKGKATGYGLSVAQVYQQVSAALKNEVRATTIAAEAGDYPVIVIDSAGSAPARDTLGDLLITGTRDGQEEKVALRDIASIDTKQSPTSIRRDNQKRTLRVTAEIDEDHNIGLVSRDLEKALAAYQAPAGYTVALRGESETINETLGELIKMVLLAIVFIYMIMVAQFQSFKDPFIVMFTIPLAFTGGLLALLATRMELSMIAMLGFLMLSGVIVNNGIVFVDYVNQLRRAGMEKREALLATGKTRLRPILMTALTTILGLSTLAFGMGTGAEMLQPMAVVTIGGLAYATIMTLFVVPIMYDMMHKKPMKNAAVEEDEPDAARVQ; encoded by the coding sequence ATGCTTGCCAAATTCAGCGTAAAAAAACCGCTCACCATCATCATTGCGGTGCTTCTGGTGATGCTGCTGGGCGTCATTTCGTATACCAGCATGACGGCGGATCTGCTGCCCGACATGGATCTGCCCTACGTGGTGGTGATGACCACCTACCCAGGCGCCAGCCCCGAGAAGGTGGAGCTGGCCGTCACCAAGCCCATGGAGCAGGTGCTTGCCACCACCAGCGGCGTCAAGGAAATCAATAGCGTCTCCCAAGAGAACGCGAGCATGGTGATATTGGAATTTGAGCAGGGCACCAATATGGACAGCGCCATGATCGAGATGAGCGGCAACATCGATCTGGTCAAGGCCCAGCTTGACGACGCGGTGGGCGCGCCCATGCTGATGAAGATGAACCCCGACATGCTGCCGGTGATGGTGGCCGCGGTGGATGTAAGTGGCATGGACATCAAGCAGAGCTCCGCGCTGGTGCAGGAGGAGATCATCCCCCGCTTTGAGCGCATCGACGGTGTGGCCTCGGTCAGCGCCATGGGCCTGGTGGAAAACCGGGCGAATGTCACGCTGGACCAGGGCAAGATCGACGAACTCAACCGCAGGGTGCTGGCCTCGGTGGACGAGAAGCTGGCCGAGACGCAGGCGCAGCTGGACCAGGCGCGCGACGAGATTGCGCGCGGCAAGGCGGAACTGGCGGCGCAGAGCAAGAACCAGACGGGCCAGCTGGCGGGTGCGGGCACGCAGGTGAGCGACGGCCGCGCAGAGCTCAAAGATCAGCTGGAAGCGCTGCGCCAGCAGCAAAAGGATATGCAGGAGCAGCTGCCCCAGATCACCGGTCAGCTGGAGGTGCTCGCGCCCCAGCTTGCCCAGCTGGAGCAGGGCATCGCGCAGATGGAGGAGATGGTCGCGGGCCTGGAGGCGCAGCATCTGCCCGTGCCGGACGAACTGACCGCCAAGCTCAAGGAGGCCAAGGAGCAGCTGCCCACCCTCAAGGGCACGGTGGAGCAGCTGCAGCAGGCCAAGGCGCAGATCGAGCAGGCGCTGCCCCAGGTGGAGGCGGGCATCGCGCAGATGGAGACCGCGCTGAAGGATTTGGACGGCAAACAGACCCAGATCGAGTCGGGCAAGATGACTATGTCACAGGAGCTTGCCAAGGCGGCCGCGCAGCTGCAGGTGGCCGAGATGGAGCTGGAAAAACAACAGAGGGAGTTTGAAAACGCGCGCGACGAGGCCTACAAAAAGGCGGGCCTGGAGGGGATCATCACACGCGATACCATCGCCCAGCTGCTTGCCGCGCAGAACTTTGAGATGCCCGCAGGCACCATTGACGAGGGAGAGGCCGCCATCCCCGTCAAGGTGGGCGACGCCATCACGAACCCTGCGGCGCTGGGGGAACTGGTGCTCTTTCACATCGACGCGGGGGATATCGGGGATATCCGCCTGCAGGACGTGGCCGCGGTAGAGACCGCGGACAACGCGGACGAGATGTACGCAAAGATCAACGGCAACGACGGCGTGCTGCTCACCTTCCAGAAACAGAGCGTGGCCTCCACGGTCACGGTTTCAGATAAGCTCAACCAGGCCATGGCCGATATCAGCGCGGAGAACGGCGACGTGCGCCTGACCGTGCTGCAGGACCAGGGCGTCTACATCCACATCGTCATCGACTCGGTGCTGCAGAACCTGCTCTTTGGCGGCCTGCTGGCCGTGCTGATCCTGTGGCTGTTTTTGCGGGATATCAAGCCCACGTTCATCGTGGCGCTCTCCATCCCCATCAGCCTGCTGTTCGCCGTGGCGCTGATGTACTTTACCGGCGTGACCATGAACATCATCTCCCTTGCCGGCCTGGCGCTGGGCGTGGGCATGCTGGTGGACAACAGCATCGTGGCCATCGAAAACATCTACCGCCTGCGCGCAGGCGGCATGCGCGCCGCCGAGGCGGCCGTCAAGGGCGCAGCGCAGGTGGCTGGGGCGCTTGCCGCCTCCACCCTCACCACGGTGTGCGTGTTTTTGCCCATCGTCTTTACCCAGGGTATCTCCCGCCAGCTCTTTACGGATATGGGCCTGACCATCGCCTACTCGCTGGTTGCAAGCCTGATCGTGGCGCTGACGCTGGTGCCCACCCTTGCATCCAAAACGCTGCGCAAGCCCCCCAAGGCCACGCACAAGTGGTTTGATGCCTTTGTGCGCGGCTATGAGAAGCTACTCTCAGGCGCGCTGAAGCACCGGGCAATCGTGCTGACGGCCGTGGTGCTGCTGCTGGCGCTGAGCGCCTGGGGTGTGCTGGGCATGGGCACCGCCTTTATGCCCGAGACGGACGGAAACCAGATCTCTGTGAGCCTGGGCATGGATGAGGAAACCACGCGCGACGAGGCCCGCCAGATGGCCAGTACCGCCACCGAACGCCTGCTCAAGATCGAGGGCGTGGATACCGTGGGCGCCATGCAGGGCGGCTCGGGCACCATCATGGGCGGAGGCGGAGGCAACGACGTCTCGCTCTACGTCATCCTCAAAAAGGACCGCAGCGCCACCAGCGCAGAGATCGCCCAGCAGATCTACGAAGAGACGGGGGACATCGGCTGCGAGGTGCGCGTCTCCTCCTCCCAGATGGATATCTCCGCCCTGGCCGGCAGCGGCCTGCAGGTGGATATCGAGGGGCAGGATATGGATCAGCTGCAGCGCATCGCCAAGGATGTGGCGGGCATTGTGTCGGGCGTAGAGGGAACGCGCGCCGTGTCCGACGGCCTGGAGAACGCCTCGGACGACATCCGCATCAGCGTGGATAAGGGCAAGGCCACCGGGTACGGCCTGAGCGTGGCGCAGGTGTACCAGCAGGTCAGCGCGGCGCTGAAAAACGAGGTGCGCGCCACCACCATCGCCGCCGAGGCGGGCGATTACCCCGTCATCGTGATCGACAGCGCGGGCAGCGCGCCAGCGCGCGATACGCTGGGCGACCTTCTGATCACCGGCACCAGAGACGGCCAGGAGGAAAAGGTGGCCCTGCGCGATATCGCAAGCATCGATACCAAGCAGAGCCCCACCTCCATCCGCCGCGACAACCAGAAGCGCACCCTGCGCGTCACCGCGGAAATCGACGAGGACCACAACATCGGCCTGGTCAGCCGCGATCTGGAAAAGGCGCTGGCCGCCTACCAGGCGCCCGCGGGCTACACCGTGGCCCTGCGCGGCGAGAGCGAGACCATCAACGAGACGCTGGGGGAGCTTATCAAGATGGTGCTGCTCGCCATCGTGTTTATCTACATGATCATGGTGGCGCAGTTCCAGTCCTTCAAAGACCCCTTTATCGTGATGTTCACCATCCCGCTGGCATTTACGGGCGGGCTGCTGGCGCTGCTTGCCACGCGCATGGAGCTTTCCATGATCGCCATGCTGGGCTTTTTGATGCTCTCGGGCGTCATCGTCAACAACGGCATCGTGTTTGTGGATTATGTAAACCAGCTGCGGCGCGCAGGCATGGAAAAGCGCGAGGCGCTGCTTGCCACGGGCAAGACCCGTCTGCGCCCCATCCTCATGACGGCGCTGACCACGATATTGGGCCTCTCCACCCTGGCCTTTGGCATGGGCACGGGCGCGGAGATGCTCCAGCCCATGGCGGTGGTCACCATCGGCGGGCTGGCCTACGCCACGATCATGACGCTGTTCGTCGTGCCCATCATGTACGACATGATGCATAAAAAACCCATGAAAAACGCCGCCGTCGAGGAGGATGAGCCGGATGCTGCGCGCGTACAGTGA
- a CDS encoding TetR/AcrR family transcriptional regulator, with product MLRAYSEKERIIFESTMRLVGQGADLSAVKASDIAQAAGIGKGTLYNYFTSKEQIIAETLFYHAQLCLDRLDEAIEAQAAFQAQVYAAMQVVQGMLQHKNVMLRLLGFSMSSGGGPSHLRQSSAALMGENRARITRMLDALLDAGARQQVIAFTDRAYARQALAGALMGFVAVLCGGRDAQVPDTQACCARAMENAYAMLLRSFA from the coding sequence ATGCTGCGCGCGTACAGTGAAAAAGAACGGATCATTTTTGAGAGCACCATGCGTCTGGTAGGCCAGGGCGCGGACCTCTCCGCGGTCAAGGCCTCGGATATCGCCCAGGCAGCGGGCATCGGCAAGGGCACGCTCTACAATTACTTTACCTCCAAGGAGCAGATCATCGCAGAGACCCTCTTTTACCACGCCCAGCTGTGCCTGGACCGGCTGGATGAGGCCATCGAGGCGCAGGCGGCGTTTCAGGCGCAGGTGTACGCCGCCATGCAGGTCGTCCAGGGCATGCTGCAGCACAAAAACGTGATGCTGCGCCTGCTGGGTTTCAGCATGTCCTCCGGCGGCGGGCCCAGCCATCTGCGCCAAAGCAGCGCGGCGCTGATGGGGGAAAACAGGGCGCGCATCACGCGCATGCTTGACGCGCTGCTGGATGCGGGCGCGCGCCAGCAGGTGATCGCCTTTACGGACCGCGCCTATGCCCGCCAGGCGCTGGCGGGGGCGCTGATGGGGTTTGTTGCCGTGCTCTGCGGCGGGAGGGACGCGCAGGTGCCTGATACGCAGGCGTGCTGCGCGCGCGCCATGGAAAACGCGTACGCCATGCTGCTGCGCAGCTTTGCGTAA